The Harmonia axyridis chromosome 3, icHarAxyr1.1, whole genome shotgun sequence nucleotide sequence ACCGAAAGGTCCTAATAAAGGgtaaattaatgaatgttttcTGTATTGGATTGTACAATGTCTTTCTTTTAGAATAATCCAAGTTTTACTGATTTTGACGGGGGTTTGCTGTTGGTTGTTGTAAGTGAAGTGAAATTATGATATTCTTGTAAAATAATCTTACTCAAATAATTTTAGTTGGCTTTGCTGCTATGTCGTTCAAATGAACCCACTTATAGGACctagaattgaaaaagaaactgtGCTCATTATTGCAAGACAATGGGTAAGTTTTGTTGTGAATCTACAAGTCGATATACCTCAGGTTCTTATTGGAAGATACTATAACTATATTTCTGAATTcctcaataatttcaatgtaaTTTATAGgtcttatatttttgattctctTTCGATATTTATAGCAAAGTGATAATGAAATACCTTCTTTTTTTCAGGGAGAAGCTATCAAGCAAGATTAAGTTAtacaagaatttttttattatataggatatcattttgaatttgattaGAGGTAAAATTTATTAATGTAATTTTATGTATATTGTTGTAAAAAAGTTATATTCACTTTTGTGAATAtgtataaatgaaattatctcatcaaaataaataatttttctgtTCAAGTGTTAAGTTTGATTTTGGCcttctcaattttttgaaattctcaaTAATGGTTATTCAGCAGAATATATTAGcacagactagtaatctgtgatatTAGTTTTTTATGTGAAGCAAAGTTAAACAAATTCACTGAATTACTTTCTAAACTCTTCAATTATTTCTCGACTTCTAACCTTCAATTTTGTTGAATGAGATATTTaagtaatgaataaataacaaatagCAACGAAttacatttcaatattctaatcgagtcaaattgaaatttcaaggagtttgatatattttcatttactgAAGGTGTTTTATATTAATAGTTCTAAAGTACATTTCATGTATTATCATTGTAGTAATTTAtgtcattattttcaacagttGTTAGCAATGAAATTGAATTAGGTTAGTGATATTTTCCTGTCAATTCAAATGGTTATGTTTACATTTATAGTGTAGAGTTGCAAAATGTTGTCCTCACTTCGTTGTTTTAATTATGTTATGAATTCACGTAGTGGAATCAATCAATTGGTTTTGAGAAATACCCGGAATTATATCAATTTGTTAAAAAATAATTCCAGGTCATATAATTGCCTTAACTGTTCTGCGAGATCCAATCTAATACCAAAATCAAAGGTAATTCAGTTTTTCTATTCCCAATGAAATGTTATTgtggaatattatttttattttgcagaGTTCATCTCTCATTCGTTATAATGTCATTAGAGGGCATAATAAATCAACCGAAAGTAATAAAGGAAAGAAAACAGTAGGATACTGGCTCCTAACGTGTAGTGGGATGGTTTTTGTTGCTGTTGTTTTAGGTAGTTTTATTTCTTATAGTGCGTTATACATTTCAATATGTGAAATATTAGAAGAACTTATAAAATCTACAGGTCGCTAATCTGTTCATTTTAACAAGTCATGATTTTGAATAAGATAAAAATATCTAAAGGCATACTGGTTTAAATAATATTGTTGTAATATTAGTAATTAGTCATATAGTTTGAAAGTAAGATTGGAATTTCATAGTTTAGCAAAATGCAATATGGTGCAAGAATCAAATGATAATATTGTCGCTATTAAAATAATGAGGATTACTTGATTTTTTAATTGTTAAACCTATGTGTAATTAATATATGTGCATCTCTTCTAAATTGATCATAATAGGACAGAATTTCTGATTctcatcaaaatttaaaataattttaatttgaatggaTAATGCACTATTCCTAAGTATAAAATATAATTAAGAAATAGCTAATATATGGCATGAATATTATATCattttagagaaaaaatatgtaaatatttttaattcaatagtTTAATGCTTTCCTATTAAATAAGGTGGTGTTACAAGATTGACAGAATCTGGACTTTCTATGGTGACATGGAAACTTCTTGGTGAAAAAATGCCTAGATCTGAGGAAGAATGGCAGGCAGAATTTGCAAATTATCAACAATATCCagaattcaaaatgtaaggatgttgaaaattttgaataaaaaaaaaactaaaattaccAAAGTTTATGTGGGAGCTATGCATCAAATACAACTAATAATAAGCTGCCTAGCAGCATAATTGAAACCAGCATCATTCCAAAATCCAAAAACAATTTCTTACATTCATAACTCCGAAACTATAAGATCTAAGTCTTTAtggtaaaaaatattgtttcatcATCTTAGCAAtacatgttttcaatttttgagtATGTGTCCTCTAATATAAGAAAAAGTATTGTTTTTCAGttccaattattttatttgtatGTCTACAATGGTAGAGAGCTTATTCCAGTTGAAAGTATATGAGTCTGTTCCGTTTCCACTCTAGGTACTGCACTGGTTATATTTTCTATTTATATTACAGAAAAAATAGAGATATGACTTTATCCGAATTCAAATGGATTTGGTACATGGAGTTTGGTCATAGAATGTGGGGACGAGCCATTGGAACAGTTTTTGCTGTACCAGCAGCTTACTTCTGGTTTAAAGGAATGCTATCAAAAAGCATGAAAATAAGAATCGTAGCCTTTGGACTTTTGATAGGAGCTCAAGTGAGTTCAAATCCGAATTGAAATATCCattttgtattttgaatatttatttaggGTCTAATGGGTTGGTATATGGTAAAATCTGGTCTTGAAGATCGTTTCCATGGCCAAAGTGACGTTCCTAGAGTTTCCCAGTACCGCCTAGCTTCACATTTATCACTTGCGTTTATACTTTATACACTCCTGTTATGGTCAGCTTTAGATAATTTGCTACCTGCACAAACATTAGAAACGGCTCAACAAAGTATTATTAAAGCAGCAAGAAAGTTCAGAATGCTTGCACATAGCTGTAAAGGACTCGTTTTTTTAACAGCTATCTCAGGTGAGATATCTCTCAATTCAAATTAACACTGTATAATGTACAAATATCTTTTAGGAGCATTTGTAGCTGGTTTAGATGCCGGCCTTGTATATAATTCTTTCCCCAAAATGGCAGATAAATGGATTCCTGATGATATTTTGGCTTTTTCTCCAAAACTTTcgaatataactgaaaatccaACAACTGTTCAGTTCGATCATAGAATATTAGGAACTACAACATTATCTTTAATAACCCTACTTTGGTGGTGGTCAAGAAAAAGGACGCTTCCGCCTAGGGCATATACAGCTGCTAAATGTTTGGCAGTCATGGCTTGGCTTCAGGTtagtatatattataaatgtatCTTCTTATAGAAGAAGAACTACCTGCAAGCATCATTTGAGGTACCCTAGACTAAATGTATGTTTTTGGAACAAAGCTTCTTATTATAATTTTGCTTGCGGGACAATTCCCAGAAATCATCACGTGAGGAAAAAACGTTATTCCCCCTTTCTCTGTACACAATAGTTTGTGCGATTATCAAGTAGGCGACAAGTTGTTTGAAAGTCTACATCAATATTCATAACAAATTAGTAAGAACACAGCAACCActgttcaaaaaattttatatctgaTTGACCTAGTGAGTGAATAAATAGTCGCTCTGATGAAAGCATATTGAGCCTGTTGATTGGCAGGCGCTAATCTGCAGTGATAGAGGGAGAAGGCTTGCACTATAGGCATATCTTAACTTCTGTCAACCCATCTTTTTGACGTTGAAAGTACACCAATCTAAATCTACCtaataataatttgattttCAGGTTGGTCTAGGAATTACAACTTTGTTAACTTATGTACCCGTTTCGGTTGCTGCGATGCATCAGAGCGGTTCTTTGATGCTGTTATCATTTGCAGTCTGGTTAACACATGAGTTGAAGAGGTTACCCAAGATATAGACTTACAAATTTTGTACAATCAGTATCCTTTCATTTTTATGgtggaataatttaattttttttgtaaatagaagaaattttccatttttcattatATAGAATAAAAAGTGTTTATATTATATGGGTCTTTATTTACCaacttcaaaattcaacaatCATTCATCTATCACTAATGCATAACAAACttcaaaaaatctttgaaaTGTGCTCAACAAAATCTCAATTGTTTCAATTTGACCATAAAACACAGCACTTAAATGCTTGACAACAAGTGAGTTATTTACTATGATTTCAAAGTGCAGCTGTAAACACACTTTTGTTGCAAATATGCAAACCATGTGCCACTCATTTCAAGAAAACATTTCGGAAATGTTAAAATTAGTTTGTTTTAAGTAGCCTCTAATATTGATCTTATCTTTACTTGGTAAATTTGATTGAGATGATTAAGCAAAATAGTAATTGAATTACAATTGTTCAGTCAAAACAATAAGTTATTTCAAACATATATTGGGAACCACTAGTTCCTGCCGCACAGAAATTGAAATGGTTACAGTATTAAAAGATGCCACTGAGTCAAAAAGACCACCCTTAATTGGTCCCTTGTGGAGAATGAAcccacaaaaaaataaatattttggaataaCCTATAGTaaaagaataatattttcaaatgactAATTAAAAAATTCCAACAACTTGTGAAGTATGTTGATAATAGTATCATAAATCTCTTTTTATGGCAGCATTGTACACTTTTATATTAATCTCTCTAGAATATACTTACAAGTCAAGTTTGTTTGAGAAATctattttaaaatataaaataattttttgtgaaactaaatgaaatatttttgtttcgcatgatttaaaatatataaaaatataattagtaTTCAGTGCTAATATCATTCCACTCTTATGGTCAGAATTACAATATTAGATAATTATATAGGTTTAATATACATGTATATTGATAGATATACAAAAATATTGCAAGGGATGAATTCACTTTTGTAATATGAATGTAAAAGTATTTGGgaagtgaatgaaattttgttaaGCAAATTTATCCCTCAAAATTGCACATAATAATTGGAACAATGTACTATATTCAATCAGTAATACACAGATATGTTCAAAAATTAAgtttgttggaaatttttttttgtataatggtTATACGAAAAGGAATCAAGTTTCTATTTGTGCATTCAGAAATAGCTTGATGAATACAAACATCCTAATAGTAATAATCAGAAGTCAGAACTTGTTTTTATTATCACAAGTTGAATATAGATAAGACAGAGATCAAAATATCATTTCTATTTCGAATAGATAATATGAACATTGCTCTGGAAATCATATCAGGTAATTTTTAGCGAACACCTATAGATACTTTAATCAGTACAAATGAATATATTGAGAGAGAATGAAATGTTTTCAATGGTAACTTCTATAAACTtcgatgaaaaatcataaagtttaaaatattgagtttgaatttttaagataataataaatataataaaatgaattttcattttctcccAGAGAATTAATTAACAACCAAAACATTTAACCTGAGATTTATAAAAGTGAAATTTggttttaaaattgaaaaattaattcaacagTTCTTTCCATAAaacacatttcaaaatattgtattttgccCTAACCTGTTTCtttatatttcaatatcttATTGAAACCAAAATTCTACCTCATGAAATGTTAAACTgaataaattacaaaaattgtttcaattggTAAATGTATGATATTGATCAGTCTGGCTAGGTCTGGAAATCCTGCTCTCCTTtattaaatattaattaattttccaaaattaaaTCAACCATTATAATTTCATGTGAAAAagtgtatatttcaaaaaaagagtAATGGAAATGCTCATAACCAACATTTTCATGAAGATCAATTACAAGTGAagtaaatatcaataaaacaaagaaattgattGTAACTTGATTGGAGCAGGAATAGAcgctttttattattattataccatAAAAAGATGAAAGATATCCAATGAAATGAATACATAAATTCTATTTTTGTAATGAAATtcctacaaaaaatatttaaccAAGTTCTCCAGTCTAGAATATATTGTAAAAAAGAACAGTAATGAGACAGtttctcatcaatttcaaattcaagaacCATTCAAAATAATCGGATAATTATTACGATGTAATTTGTGCTGCtaacaaaatattatattcacaaccttgaagtttatttctgttgattatcatttgaaaaaagttgtAGCCAACATTTTGAACATTCCATTGCATCCGATTGTTGATAAAATAACACCTGGAATAACAACATAAATATGTTGTCATATGTTTCAATAAACCTTGAAAAATCCCTTCATTTGTATCAACTTTTTGAATggaagtttgaaatatttaattgaaataatatcatgaaatgaatatcaaaaatcTGAGAGAACTCACCCTGTAAATGCATAgttcaaaattatcattatgaaACTATGTGTCACGCTTGTTTATCAGTAGTAATTTCTGTATTTACAATAACTTGAATGATATATCCTACAGGAATCTTAGCTTCTTCCACACGAAGCTTATCACCCAACAGCTTTCCACCATAAAACCAGCGTTGTTTAGAAGGATCTATTGACTCCTgactctacaaaaaaaaaataaacattgccTATTTTATCATATTCTCATCACTCTGTTTTATATCTCCACTTTCCATAAGTGTGATACGTAAATAAAGCACTGCAACTTAGCTGAAGCATTGAACTTACCTGAAGTTTCTTCTTACAACTGCTTATCGTGTCTGTCGAGTAAACCAACAACTTGACATCTGTACATGTGTGGGATAACCTCAGTTTAAGAGGAGTTTCAGTGCCACCATCAATGGGTTCTGAACATTCAGCAGGAGAGTCACGTCCATTATCTTCTTTAACAATATTAAG carries:
- the LOC123676785 gene encoding V-type proton ATPase subunit e 2-like, producing MGAAALPFIVFTVLWGAVGGVAPFFVPKGPNKGIIQVLLILTGVCCWLFWLCCYVVQMNPLIGPRIEKETVLIIARQWGEAIKQD
- the LOC123676788 gene encoding cytochrome c oxidase assembly protein COX15 homolog, which codes for MLSSLRCFNYVMNSRSGINQLVLRNTRNYINLLKNNSRSYNCLNCSARSNLIPKSKSSSLIRYNVIRGHNKSTESNKGKKTVGYWLLTCSGMVFVAVVLGGVTRLTESGLSMVTWKLLGEKMPRSEEEWQAEFANYQQYPEFKIKNRDMTLSEFKWIWYMEFGHRMWGRAIGTVFAVPAAYFWFKGMLSKSMKIRIVAFGLLIGAQGLMGWYMVKSGLEDRFHGQSDVPRVSQYRLASHLSLAFILYTLLLWSALDNLLPAQTLETAQQSIIKAARKFRMLAHSCKGLVFLTAISGAFVAGLDAGLVYNSFPKMADKWIPDDILAFSPKLSNITENPTTVQFDHRILGTTTLSLITLLWWWSRKRTLPPRAYTAAKCLAVMAWLQVGLGITTLLTYVPVSVAAMHQSGSLMLLSFAVWLTHELKRLPKI